The following are encoded in a window of Rosa chinensis cultivar Old Blush chromosome 4, RchiOBHm-V2, whole genome shotgun sequence genomic DNA:
- the LOC112197215 gene encoding F-box/kelch-repeat protein At3g06240: protein MRRGFYLVNPATREMKKVPKTPSWRPVRPFCLSLCGFGFDSSTNEYKVVNGQVYSDINVIVFSVYTLKTDSWRKIECFSPYHAYWFQGIFLNGAIHWSATTVGDRSSSVIVSYLLAEEEVREIRLPPIGDTCLANLGVFRDCLCITLAGIDQTFNEFWVMKEYGVSESWTRMRVSMPYHQLSHFGFSTKSHDLMVCGSSFVMYDFKEESFRNLPIRDTTLGGNGVGVYVEGLFPLIDREQDESRRVDNQVLIKLKHA, encoded by the coding sequence ATGAGGCGTGGGTTTTATTTGGTTAACCCTGCAACCAGGGAGATGAAGAAAGTACCAAAGACACCATCATGGAGACCTGTGAGGCCCTTTTGCTTGAGCTTatgtggatttggatttgattcCTCCACCAATGAGTACAAGGTGGTTAACGGGCAGGTCTATTCTGATATCAATGTAATCGTATTTAGTGTCTATACACTGAAAACTGATTCTTGGCGAAAGATCGAGTGCTTCTCTCCCTACCATGCTTATTGGTTTCAGGGGATTTTTCTGAATGGAGCTATTCATTGGTCGGCAACGACAGTTGGAGATCGATCCTCTTCGGTGATTGTATCTTATCTATTAGCAGAGGAGGAGGTTCGCGAAATTCGACTCCCACCCATCGGTGATACTTGTTTAGCAAACCTGGGAGTGTTTAGAGATTGCCTATGTATAACGCTCGCTGGTATTGATCAAACATTCAATGAGTTTTGGGTCATGAAAGAATATGGGGTGAGCGAGTCTTGGACTAGAATGAGGGTCTCCATGCCATATCACCAATTGTCACATTTTGGTTTCTCTACAAAATCTCATGATTTGATGGTGTGTGGAAGTTCATTTGTTATGTACGACTTCAAAGAAGAAAGTTTTAGGAACCTTCCAATTCGTGATACCACCTTAGGAGGTAATGGTGTTGGGGTTTATGTTGAGGGACTTTTTCCACTAATCGATCGAGAGCAGGACGAGAGCCGTAGAGTAGATAATCAAGTATTGATTAAGCTCAAGCATGCATAA